The following proteins are co-located in the Shouchella hunanensis genome:
- a CDS encoding adenylosuccinate synthase: MSSVVVVGTQWGDEGKGKITDYLSEKAEVVARYQGGNNAGHTIVFGGKKYKLHLIPSGIFYKDKTCVIGNGMVIDPKALVEELAYLHERDVDTSNLRISNRAHVILPYHIKLDVVEEERKGANKIGTTKKGIGPAYMDKAARIGIRIADLLEKDTFAEKVASVLKEKNRLFEKYYETEGFSVDDIVEEYFEYGQQIAKYVVDTSVVLNDALDDGKRVLFEGAQGVMLDIDQGTYPFVTSSNPIAGGVTIGSGVGPSKIHHVVGVSKAYTTRVGDGPFPTELHDETGDQIREIGREYGTTTGRPRRVGWFDSVVVRHARRVSGITDLSLNSIDVLTGIKTLKICTSYRYKGEIMDEFPASLNVLAECEPVYEELPGWEEDITGAKTLEDLPENARHYLERVTQLTGIPLTVFSVGPDRNQTNLVRGVFA, from the coding sequence ATGTCTTCAGTTGTTGTTGTAGGAACACAGTGGGGCGACGAAGGAAAAGGCAAAATTACAGATTATTTATCTGAAAAGGCAGAGGTTGTGGCTCGTTATCAAGGTGGAAACAATGCTGGCCATACAATTGTTTTTGGCGGCAAGAAATATAAACTTCACTTGATTCCTTCAGGGATTTTCTATAAAGATAAAACATGTGTGATTGGAAACGGTATGGTTATTGATCCAAAAGCACTTGTAGAAGAGCTAGCTTATTTACACGAGCGAGACGTAGATACAAGTAATTTACGAATCTCAAATCGAGCGCATGTTATTTTACCTTATCATATAAAATTAGATGTTGTAGAAGAAGAGCGCAAAGGCGCTAATAAAATTGGAACTACGAAAAAAGGAATTGGTCCTGCTTATATGGACAAAGCGGCTCGTATTGGCATTCGTATTGCTGATTTACTTGAAAAAGATACGTTTGCAGAAAAAGTAGCTTCCGTGCTGAAAGAAAAGAATCGTCTTTTCGAAAAGTATTATGAAACAGAAGGTTTCTCTGTTGATGACATTGTTGAAGAATACTTTGAATATGGTCAGCAAATTGCGAAATACGTCGTGGATACATCTGTTGTACTAAATGACGCATTAGATGATGGGAAGCGTGTGCTTTTTGAAGGTGCACAAGGCGTTATGCTTGATATTGATCAAGGAACATACCCGTTCGTTACGTCATCAAACCCAATTGCTGGGGGAGTGACTATTGGATCTGGTGTAGGTCCTTCTAAAATTCATCATGTTGTTGGTGTATCTAAAGCTTATACAACTAGAGTAGGTGACGGTCCTTTCCCAACTGAGTTACATGATGAAACGGGTGATCAAATCCGTGAGATTGGCCGTGAATACGGAACAACAACTGGACGACCAAGACGTGTTGGTTGGTTCGACAGTGTCGTTGTTCGTCATGCACGCCGTGTAAGCGGGATTACAGATTTATCCCTTAACTCGATTGATGTTCTAACCGGGATTAAAACACTTAAAATTTGTACAAGCTATCGTTATAAAGGCGAAATTATGGACGAATTTCCTGCAAGTCTAAATGTACTAGCAGAGTGTGAGCCTGTTTATGAAGAGTTACCAGGTTGGGAAGAAGATATTACAGGGGCAAAAACATTGGAAGATTTACCTGAGAATGCGCGTCATTACTTAGAACGAGTTACGCAATTAACGGGTATTCCATTAACCGTATTCTCTGTTGGTCCGGATCGGAATCAAACAAATCTTGTCCGTGGTGTCTTTGCATAA